GCCGTACTCGCGGTGATCGAACGAAAGCAAGGAGCGGAACATGGCCGCTGAAGAAGAATACGAGGGCGGTCCCGACCGCCTCGCCGAGAAGATGGACGAACTCGACGAGCAGCTCGCCGAACAGCGTGCTGAGGCTCTGCGCGCAGGGCTCGCCGACTACGACCTGGATGAGGACGATGCCGCGCTGCTGGCCGGCATCACCCAGGGCGAGGGCGGGATCGAGTTCCTGCCCGCCCTGCCGGTGATCGCGATCGTCGGGCGTCCGAACGTGGGCAAGTCCGCGCTCGTGAACCGCATCCTCGGCCGCCGCGAGGCCGTCGTGGAGGACACCCCCGGCGTCACGCGCGACCGCGTGACGTACAAGGGCGAATGGAACGATCGTCGATTCTCGCTGGTCGACACCGGCGGGTGGGAGCCGGACGCCAAGGGCATCGACCGTTCGGTGGCGGCACAGGCGGAGGTCGCGATCGACCTGTCCGATCTGGTGCTGTTCGTCGTCGATGCGATGGTCGGTGCGACGTCGACCGACGAGCACGTCGTGAAGCTGCTGCGCAAGAGCGGCAAGACGGTGTTCCTCGTGGCGAACAAGATCGACGACGCTCGTCAGGAGCCGGAGATCGCCTCCCTGTGGAGCCTCGGTCTCGGCCAGCCGTACCCGACCTCGGCCGTGCACGGCCGCGGTGTGGCCGACCTGCTGGATGCCGTGCTCGAGAAGCTGCCATCCATCTCATCGGTGGCGAAGTACGAGATCGGCGGTCCCCGCCGGGTCGCGATCCTCGGTCGCCCGAACGTCGGAAAGTCGTCGCTGCTGAACAAGGCGGCAGGCGAAGAGCGCGTGGTCGTGAACGAGCTGGCCGGAACCACCCGCGACCCGGTCGACACGGTCGTCGAACTCGGCGGCAAGCTGTGGCGTCTGGTCGACACCGCCGGCATCCGCCGGCGCGTGCACCTGTCGCAGGGTGCGGACTTCTACGCCTCGCTGCGCACTTCTGCAGCACTGGAGCGCGCAGAGGTCGCCGTGGTCGTGCTCGATGTCTCGGAGACGATCAGCGAGCAGGACGTGCGCATCATCGACCTCGTGCTCGAGTCCGGTCGGGCGCTCGTGCTGGCGTTCAACAAGTGGGATCGCCTGAACGACATCGACCTCGAGAACGCCGACCGCCGCCGCTACCTCGAGCGCGAGATCGAGCAGGACCTCGCCCACGTCTCGTGGGCGCCGCGCGTGAACATCTCCGCGAAGACCGGCCGCCACTTCGACAAGCTGGTTCCCGCTCTCGAGACGGCGCTGGAGAACTGGGATCGTCGCATCCCGACCGGCAAGTTCAACGCCTTCATCTCCGAGCTCGTCGCAGAGCACCCGCACCCGCTGCGTGGCGGCAAGCAGCCGCGCATCCTGTTCGGAACGCAGGCGTCGACGCGTCCGCCGACGTTCGTGCTGTTCACGACCGGCTTCCTGGACCCCGGCTACCGCCGATTCATCCAGCGCCGCCTGCGCG
This genomic interval from Microbacterium profundi contains the following:
- the der gene encoding ribosome biogenesis GTPase Der, which codes for MAAEEEYEGGPDRLAEKMDELDEQLAEQRAEALRAGLADYDLDEDDAALLAGITQGEGGIEFLPALPVIAIVGRPNVGKSALVNRILGRREAVVEDTPGVTRDRVTYKGEWNDRRFSLVDTGGWEPDAKGIDRSVAAQAEVAIDLSDLVLFVVDAMVGATSTDEHVVKLLRKSGKTVFLVANKIDDARQEPEIASLWSLGLGQPYPTSAVHGRGVADLLDAVLEKLPSISSVAKYEIGGPRRVAILGRPNVGKSSLLNKAAGEERVVVNELAGTTRDPVDTVVELGGKLWRLVDTAGIRRRVHLSQGADFYASLRTSAALERAEVAVVVLDVSETISEQDVRIIDLVLESGRALVLAFNKWDRLNDIDLENADRRRYLEREIEQDLAHVSWAPRVNISAKTGRHFDKLVPALETALENWDRRIPTGKFNAFISELVAEHPHPLRGGKQPRILFGTQASTRPPTFVLFTTGFLDPGYRRFIQRRLRELYEFDGTPIVINMRVREKRQR